A single genomic interval of Lathyrus oleraceus cultivar Zhongwan6 chromosome 7, CAAS_Psat_ZW6_1.0, whole genome shotgun sequence harbors:
- the LOC127102048 gene encoding uncharacterized protein LOC127102048 has protein sequence MSNRKVISEDFAAQHALEMEKLRIAIEAQAVERKVVKKEKPVAKASSNTASKPTTSSSQGAPSAKDAAPEKTKKSSGKPPLTPKKRKFPTESATLVEEDEEETSPTPLEKKQKKNKATVASYQTTNQQGVEIKIFPPPSKETQSQPSGGAVLEHIGSNASDPEAQQEKPTTPLISTANQSDPSSDMNPSPPSTISSVVQNKGSSTGAQNLEADNVQNEQETSSPSEDDYADEDDQDSDEIEGYFLQDEDMSEGEADPEGNQTGTDDATVETVPDPTNVRSSTIQTSPISLTEEEKNSLKQNDPLKEVHVKAKLQSTEQAQATEFDNALRTSKASEELAASRKSAQAEFDTYNASIQLWESHIAELQKKMSDAKAKQAAIQGLDSTEADNLAK, from the exons ATGTCGAATAGGAAGGTGATTAGTGAAGATTTCGCTGCTCAGCACGCCTTAGAGATGGAGAAATTGCGAATCGCCATTGAAGCTCAAG CTGTTGAAAGGAAGGTGGTGAAGAAAGAGAAGCCTGTGGCGAAAGCTAGTTCGAATACTGCTTCTAAGCCAACTACCTCTTCGAGCCAGGGAGCTCCTTCTGCCAAGGATGCTGCTCCAGAAAAAACAAAGAAGA GTAGTGGCAAGCCTCCTTTAACGCCAAAGAAAAGAAAATTCCCAACTGAAAGTGCAACCCTTGtcgaagaagatgaagaagaaacTTCTCCAACTCCACTTGAGAAGAAACAGAAAAAGAATAAGGCAACAGTTGCCTCTTACCAAACAACCAATCAACAAGGTGTCGAAATCAAGATTTTCCCTCCTCCTTCAAAGGAAACTCAATCTCAGCCCTCTGGTGGCGCAGTGCTGGAGCACATTGGGAGTAATGCTTCCGACCCTGAGGCTCAACAG GAAAAACCTACTACTCCCCTCATCTCTACTGCCAATCAGAGTGATCCTTCGAGCGATATGAATCCATCTCCTCCTTCGACAATCAGCAGTGTTGTTCAAAACAAAGGATCTTCGACTGGAGCACAAAATCTCGAAGCAGATAATGTCCAGAACGAACAAGAAACCTCTTCTCCTAGCGAAGATG ATTACGCTGACGAAGATGATCAGGATTCTGATGAGATTGAGGGGTACTTTCTCCAAGATGAAGACATGAGTGAGGGAGAAGCCGATCCTGAAGGAAATCAAACTGGAACTGATGATGCTACTGTCGAAACAGTCCCAGATCCAACTAATGTTCGATCATCCACAATCCAGACTTCGCCTATATCACTTACTGAGGAGGAGAAAAATTCTTTGAAACAAAATGATCCCCTCAA GGAAGTGCATGTTAAAGCAAAGCTTCAATCAACTGAACAAGCTCAAGCTACTGAGTTTGATAACGCCCTTCGAACTTCAAAAGCCTCTGAGGAGTTAGCCGCTTCCAGAAAATCAGCCCAAGCAGAATTCGACACCTATAATGCTTCGATACAACTCTGGGAATCTCACATTGCAGAATTGCAGAAGAAGATGTCTGATGCTAAGGCGAAGCAGGCTGCCATCCAAGGCTTGGATAGTACTGAAGCTGATAATCTAGCGAAGTAG
- the LOC127102049 gene encoding uncharacterized protein LOC127102049 gives MGRITNFLGAPQSSVRCRTNQVIIQEEEPTINQVRPPRQAPDERVMGARLEQQPVQQEVYEEQPRRVMVVNRDQDVDEVIHRVRQENMMENDLTTMIERIMAQNGLNTGLRRANYTSPLLEHVLQTELPRGCKISKFTGFSGDTSESTIEHIARYMTEAGDLANSENLRMKYFPSSLTKNAFTWFTTLPPNSIDTWPYLERLFHEQFYMVQTKISLKELASIKRKFTETIDDYLNRFRLLKSRCFTVVPEHELVEMTAGGLDYSIRKKLDTQYLRDMAQLADRVRQVEHLKAEKARANKNYKKERVAYVEVEDEESEISNDPYGLEEFEVDLAELKEAPHYACKLLTPSNGRNPVETGKNDRFPKKTYTFDVTKCDEIFDLLVKDGQMIVPPNTKTAPLEKRKKRGFSKYHNFLGHKTSQCFLFRDLIQNAIKDGCLKFANRGRNQMKVDVDPLNIADTNYVEPIEINMIDMVEVEVVKETGTKGYVLVGKQATDGLNNDVPFGISVEGEQVADVEPKATEGLNGNATEGLRKKFEEISIADGANLGVNMVDLNQPPQRWRKWRGV, from the coding sequence ATGGGACGCATAACAAATTTCCTAGGCGCCCCTCAGTCATCTGTTCGATGCAGAACAAACCAAGTTATAATCCAGGAAGAAGAACCAACTATAAATCAGGTTCGACCACCTAGACAAGCTCCTGACGAAAGGGTCATGGGGGCAAGATTAGAACAACAACCAGTTCAACAGGAAGTCTATGAAGAACAACCTAGGAGAGTAATGGTGGTTAATAGAGACCAGGATGTAGACGAAGTAATTCATAGGGTTAGGCAAGAAAACATGATGGAAAATGACTTAACTACTATGATAGAGAGAATCATGGCCCAGAATGGTCTGAATACAGGACTTCGACGAGCAAATTATACCTCTCCTTTATTAGAACACGTCCTACAAACTGAATTACCAAGGGGGTGTAAAATCTCTAAGTTCACCGGattctcaggggacactagtgaaTCCACTATAGAACACATAGCCAGATACATGACTGAGGCAGGGGATTTGGCGAATAGTGAGAACCTAAGAATGAAATATTTCCCCAGTTCTTTAACGAAGAATGCCTTCACGTGGTTTACAACTTTGCCACCAAATTCCATAGATACTTGGCCTTATTTGGAGAGATTatttcatgaacaattctacatggtCCAAACTAAGATAAGTCTTAAGGAATTAGCCAGTATTAAAAGAAAATTCACTGAAACTATAGATGATTATCTGAATAGGTTCCGTTTGTTGAAATCTAGATGCTTTACAGTAGTGCCTGAACATGAATTGGTCGAAATGACCGCTGGAGGGTTAGACTATTCCATTAGGAAAAAGTTAGATACCCAGTATCTAAGAGATATGGCCCAATTAGCAGACAGGGTTCGACAGGTCGAACATTTAAAAGCTGAAAAGGCCAGAGCAAATAAGAATTATAAGAAAGAAAGGGTTGCTTATGTCGAAGTCGAAGATGAGGAGTCTGAAATCTCTAATGACCCTTATGGTCTCGAGGAATTCGAAGTAGATTTGGCTGAATTAAAAGAAGCACCACATTATGCTTGTAAATTACTTACACCTTCGAATGGAAGGAACCCTGTCGAAACTGGAAAGAATGATAGATTTCCTAAAAAGACTTACACATTTGATGTTACCAAATGTGATGAAATCTTCGATTTATTAGTAAAAGATGGCCAAATGATAGTGCCTCCTAATACAAAAACTGCTCCATTAGAAAAAAGGAAGAAAAGAGGCTTCAGTAAATATCACAATTTTTTAGGCCATAAAACTTCACAAtgctttcttttcagggatcttattCAGAATGCAATTAAGGATGGCTGCCTCAAGTTCGCTAACAGAGGGAGAAACCAGATGAAGGTTGACGTTGACCCCCTCAATATTGCTGACACAAATTATGTTGAACCTATCGAAATCAACATGATTGACATGGTGGAAGTGGAGGTTGTGAAGGAAACAGGAACTAAAGGCTATGTGCTAGTTGGAAAGCAGGCTACTGATGGCCTAAATAATGATGTTCCCTTTGGAATTTCTGTCGAAGGTGAACAGGTTGCTGATGTCGAACCAAAGGCCACTGAAGGTCTTAATGGGAATGCAACTGAGGGCCTAAGGAAGAAATTTGAGGAAATTTCAATCGCTGATGGCGCCAATCTAGGTGTCAACATGGTGGATCTGAACCAACCCCCCCAGAGATGGAGGAAGTGGAGAGGTGTCTGA